A genome region from Tolypothrix sp. PCC 7712 includes the following:
- a CDS encoding helix-turn-helix transcriptional regulator has product MSRKGQSITLSISERDKAELENLALEFGMKWGDRPNISKLIEAIARHHLIIGKNYDWSESRLRAVHRAMLALADVGQNEQAQLIAQLLLERSELSIPLRSEIENFLGNLPPAWRLEIDRYILREQPFQLSYQDARQHIWNFTVRYAKVTPHEKRQYLDCWCEETEGNLDVKDLQHNWSLRLDRIQDAAVSPIVGEWRRSGLAEIEVEMHLLAGLAFAYQAKLEDKINEWLPDTAKVKRVVRRVSNTFWFIREVMQYAPDCVIVAPENVRSLIQNKIKTLYQNYGLDASS; this is encoded by the coding sequence ATATCAGAACGAGATAAAGCCGAGTTAGAAAACTTAGCGCTGGAATTTGGGATGAAGTGGGGCGATCGCCCAAATATCTCTAAACTAATAGAAGCGATCGCTCGTCATCATTTAATTATTGGTAAAAATTACGACTGGTCAGAATCGCGCCTCCGTGCTGTTCACCGAGCAATGCTTGCATTAGCTGATGTTGGGCAAAATGAGCAAGCGCAACTAATAGCACAATTATTACTTGAGCGTAGCGAACTATCTATACCTCTGCGTAGCGAAATCGAAAACTTTTTAGGAAATTTACCACCAGCTTGGCGTTTAGAAATAGACCGTTACATTTTACGAGAGCAACCCTTTCAACTGAGTTATCAAGATGCGAGACAGCATATCTGGAATTTTACTGTCCGTTACGCCAAAGTTACGCCCCACGAAAAGCGTCAATATCTTGATTGCTGGTGTGAAGAGACTGAGGGTAACTTGGATGTAAAAGACTTACAGCATAATTGGAGTTTACGTTTAGACAGGATTCAAGATGCTGCTGTTTCACCGATTGTTGGTGAGTGGCGACGTTCTGGGTTAGCAGAGATAGAGGTAGAAATGCATCTTTTAGCTGGTTTAGCCTTCGCTTATCAAGCCAAACTCGAAGACAAAATCAATGAATGGCTACCAGATACAGCAAAAGTCAAACGTGTTGTTAGGCGTGTTTCTAATACTTTTTGGTTCATTCGGGAAGTCATGCAATATGCACCAGATTGTGTAATTGTTGCGCCAGAAAATGTGCGATCGCTGAT